Proteins from a single region of Calorimonas adulescens:
- a CDS encoding ROK family transcriptional regulator has translation MVTGDQLLVKQLNKSIVLNVIRKKHNISRAEISNITGLNKSTVSSLVDELITEGFVVEKGPGISKGGRKPILLNINNNVGHIIGIDLGVNYILIILTDLSANIIWQRRIKLKANETEKEIIDKLITLIQEAISASTKTLKGILGIGIGVPGIVDFKNGIVLMAPNLRWENIKLKAIIEERFGITTYIDNEANAGAIGEKWFGAGSKVTNLVYVSAGIGIGTGIIINDELYRGSNGFAGEMGHMTVNFNDHDCRCGNIGCWENYASEKALFSYLKDIASENKAVQYKDIEDLSVFDVMENVRKNDQIAVRALREVSKNLGIGVVNVVNTFNPDLVIIGNTLSLGGDIVLEEVKNIVNERSFISSYYDIKIRLSKLGMYSCAIGAVSLVISKLFASPQI, from the coding sequence ATGGTTACAGGTGATCAGCTTCTTGTAAAGCAGCTAAATAAGTCAATTGTATTAAATGTAATAAGAAAAAAGCATAATATATCACGGGCAGAGATTTCTAACATTACAGGGCTCAATAAGTCCACTGTTTCTTCTCTGGTAGATGAACTTATCACGGAAGGGTTTGTTGTAGAAAAGGGACCGGGAATTTCAAAAGGCGGCAGAAAACCCATACTGTTGAATATAAACAACAATGTTGGGCATATAATAGGTATTGACCTCGGGGTAAACTATATACTCATAATATTGACAGACTTATCTGCCAACATTATATGGCAAAGACGTATAAAACTTAAAGCTAATGAGACAGAGAAAGAGATAATTGATAAACTGATAACCCTGATACAAGAGGCGATTTCTGCGTCCACAAAAACATTAAAAGGGATACTGGGAATAGGAATTGGAGTACCGGGCATTGTTGACTTTAAAAATGGTATTGTGCTCATGGCACCAAACTTACGGTGGGAGAATATTAAGTTAAAGGCTATTATAGAAGAAAGGTTTGGCATAACGACTTATATAGACAATGAGGCAAATGCAGGAGCTATTGGTGAAAAATGGTTTGGGGCAGGTAGCAAGGTTACAAATTTAGTATACGTGAGTGCAGGTATAGGTATTGGTACAGGAATTATCATTAATGATGAACTCTATAGGGGGTCTAATGGTTTTGCAGGAGAGATGGGCCATATGACCGTTAATTTTAATGATCATGATTGTAGGTGTGGTAACATTGGATGCTGGGAGAACTATGCCTCAGAAAAAGCGCTGTTTAGTTATTTAAAGGATATAGCATCAGAAAATAAGGCGGTTCAGTACAAAGACATTGAGGATTTATCAGTATTCGACGTTATGGAAAATGTAAGAAAAAATGACCAGATTGCCGTTAGGGCTTTAAGAGAGGTTAGTAAAAATCTGGGCATAGGTGTGGTGAATGTTGTAAATACATTTAATCCGGATCTGGTTATAATAGGTAATACACTTTCGCTTGGCGGAGATATAGTCTTGGAAGAGGTTAAAAATATTGTAAATGAGAGATCATTTATTTCCAGCTACTATGATATAAAGATAAGGCTTTCTAAACTTGGCATGTATTCATGTGCTATAGGGGCAGTATCTCTTGTGATTTCAAAGCTGTTTGCATCGCCTCAAATTTAA